In Balneolales bacterium ANBcel1, one genomic interval encodes:
- a CDS encoding SUMF1/EgtB/PvdO family nonheme iron enzyme: MLFLVVIPGCATFQDRSGDAAEGEGYAASETTFSAYSQEIPGTDVEIAMVPVEGGTFLMGRSSDEDGKESHEGPQREVAVNSFWMSSHEITWEQYNLFAQEVIDKEIGNEVLERFGIEADAITTPSPPYGDGAFGMGEDGRPVISITHYAAVVYAMWLTAKTGEFHRLPTEAEWEYACRGGTSSTYYFGDDPDQLDDYEWHWGNSSGSYGRVAEKNPNPFGLYDMMGNVAEWTMDEFHLDYHEKLEGEVADNPLFLPDVLYPRAARGGSWRDDAEDIRCTHRRGSSPRWSRDDPQIPRSMWWHTNAPMVGFRIIRPKETPSREKMEKYWIMPVLDM; this comes from the coding sequence TTGCTTTTTCTGGTAGTCATTCCCGGATGCGCGACCTTTCAGGATCGTTCCGGGGATGCAGCGGAAGGTGAAGGTTATGCGGCATCGGAAACGACTTTCTCCGCATATAGCCAGGAGATTCCGGGAACCGATGTGGAGATAGCGATGGTCCCGGTAGAGGGAGGGACTTTTCTGATGGGACGTTCATCCGATGAAGATGGAAAAGAGTCCCACGAGGGTCCGCAGCGAGAGGTTGCCGTTAACTCCTTCTGGATGTCCAGTCACGAGATAACATGGGAGCAGTACAATCTGTTTGCCCAGGAGGTTATTGACAAAGAGATCGGCAATGAAGTTCTCGAGCGGTTTGGGATTGAGGCCGATGCGATTACCACGCCATCGCCTCCGTATGGCGACGGAGCCTTTGGAATGGGCGAAGACGGGCGCCCGGTTATCAGCATCACGCATTATGCCGCCGTAGTTTATGCGATGTGGCTGACGGCCAAAACCGGAGAGTTTCACCGGTTGCCTACCGAGGCGGAGTGGGAATATGCCTGCAGAGGCGGCACTTCATCCACCTATTATTTTGGCGACGATCCGGATCAACTGGATGATTATGAGTGGCATTGGGGGAACAGCAGTGGAAGCTACGGAAGGGTTGCCGAGAAGAATCCCAACCCATTCGGGCTTTATGATATGATGGGTAATGTGGCTGAATGGACCATGGATGAGTTTCATCTGGATTATCACGAAAAGCTGGAAGGAGAGGTCGCGGATAACCCGCTGTTCCTTCCGGATGTGCTCTATCCCCGGGCTGCAAGAGGCGGATCATGGCGAGATGATGCCGAAGATATCCGGTGTACCCATCGGCGTGGTTCATCACCAAGGTGGAGTCGGGACGATCCCCAGATTCCCAGGAGCATGTGGTGGCATACCAATGCTCCCATGGTTGGATTCCGCATCATCCGGCCAAAAGAAACGCCATCCCGGGAAAAAATGGAGAAATACTGGATTATGCCGGTCCTGGATATGTAA
- a CDS encoding Gfo/Idh/MocA family oxidoreductase yields the protein MKRKMRMGMVGGGLGAFIGDIHRKAAIMDGEIELVCGAFSRDAENSRKTGESLYLPDDRVYSSYEEMIAKEKALPEGERMDFVSIVTPNHVHFPVAKAALENGFHVVSDKPMTVSTAEAEELVSLVEKTGLMFALTHNYTGYPMVKQAREMARKGDLGTIRKIVVEYPQGWLSRKLEGENKQATWRSDPAQAGPAGALGDIGTHAENLAEYISGLQISDICADLGSVVEGRSLDDDANILLRFSNGARGVLHASQISVGEENPLKIFVYGDKKGLEWRQEEPNTLLVKHLDRPVERYRTGLDHGGYLCDAAMSNSRLPSGHPEGFIEAFANIYRNFAMALREHQGGNKPATEHLDFPTVHDGLRGMKFIETVIASSNSDRKWTPFSGD from the coding sequence ATGAAAAGGAAAATGAGAATGGGAATGGTCGGCGGAGGCCTCGGTGCATTTATCGGAGACATCCACCGGAAAGCCGCCATCATGGATGGAGAAATTGAACTGGTATGCGGCGCATTCAGCAGAGATGCGGAAAACTCCAGAAAAACCGGAGAATCCCTTTATCTGCCGGATGACCGGGTTTATTCTTCCTACGAGGAGATGATTGCCAAAGAGAAAGCGCTCCCCGAAGGCGAACGCATGGATTTTGTATCTATCGTGACACCCAACCATGTCCATTTTCCCGTAGCCAAAGCCGCCCTTGAAAACGGCTTCCATGTCGTCAGTGATAAACCGATGACCGTGAGTACGGCTGAAGCGGAAGAACTGGTTTCTCTGGTTGAAAAGACCGGTTTGATGTTCGCCTTGACCCACAACTACACCGGTTATCCCATGGTGAAGCAGGCCCGTGAGATGGCCCGGAAAGGAGATCTCGGCACGATCCGGAAAATTGTCGTTGAATATCCCCAGGGCTGGCTCTCCAGGAAACTGGAAGGGGAAAACAAGCAAGCCACCTGGCGCTCCGACCCGGCACAAGCAGGGCCCGCCGGTGCTTTGGGCGACATCGGTACACACGCAGAAAATCTCGCCGAATATATTTCGGGACTCCAGATATCGGATATTTGCGCCGACCTGGGGTCGGTAGTCGAAGGCAGGTCACTGGACGATGATGCCAATATTTTGCTCCGTTTCTCAAACGGTGCCAGAGGGGTCTTGCACGCCAGCCAGATCAGCGTCGGTGAAGAGAATCCGCTTAAGATTTTTGTGTATGGGGATAAAAAGGGTTTGGAGTGGCGTCAGGAGGAGCCTAACACGCTGCTGGTAAAACATCTCGACCGCCCAGTCGAGCGGTATCGGACCGGCCTTGACCACGGCGGGTACCTGTGTGATGCCGCCATGAGTAACTCCAGGCTCCCATCCGGCCACCCGGAGGGATTCATTGAAGCCTTTGCCAATATTTACAGAAATTTTGCCATGGCATTGCGGGAGCATCAGGGAGGAAACAAACCCGCGACGGAGCATCTTGATTTTCCGACCGTTCACGATGGGCTCAGGGGTATGAAGTTTATTGAGACCGTGATTGCTTCCAGCAACAGTGACCGGAAATGGACGCCCTTCTCAGGTGATTAA
- a CDS encoding YceI family protein, with protein sequence MKMIITSLLLSLLLFMPAAVSVSAGDGAENRSTVFRINDVSFTLTGTSNVRDWEITSDTFSGVVRESASFFQADVENGNPDTWFDEVHVSVPASSLDSGIGAMNQAMHSTLKSDEHPELSYELEEVKAISVGEADREYVLVIRGVAQAAGAYHQLEHEVTISSDNPDQFVVFGEFQVRFADFDLEPPSFMRGALRTDEDVLVSFRFTMVRDE encoded by the coding sequence ATGAAAATGATTATTACATCCCTGCTGCTCTCTTTGCTTCTGTTTATGCCGGCTGCAGTTTCGGTTTCCGCCGGTGATGGCGCGGAAAACCGGAGTACGGTGTTCCGGATTAACGATGTCAGTTTTACCCTCACCGGCACCTCAAATGTCAGGGACTGGGAAATCACGTCAGACACCTTTTCCGGGGTTGTTCGTGAAAGCGCTTCTTTTTTTCAGGCCGATGTGGAGAATGGCAATCCGGATACCTGGTTTGATGAAGTTCATGTGTCGGTCCCTGCGTCTTCGCTGGATTCCGGCATTGGTGCGATGAATCAGGCGATGCATAGTACATTGAAAAGCGATGAGCATCCGGAGCTGTCGTATGAGCTTGAAGAAGTCAAGGCGATAAGTGTCGGAGAAGCTGACCGCGAATATGTGCTGGTCATCCGGGGTGTTGCCCAGGCTGCCGGAGCATATCACCAACTGGAACATGAAGTAACAATTTCATCAGATAATCCGGATCAATTTGTGGTTTTTGGTGAGTTTCAGGTCAGGTTTGCCGATTTTGATTTGGAGCCGCCCAGCTTTATGAGAGGCGCACTGAGAACCGATGAAGATGTACTGGTCAGCTTCCGTTTTACCATGGTTCGGGATGAGTGA
- a CDS encoding ThuA domain-containing protein — MNQKKSRRNFLKSSIAGGAGLLMAPGSLLAGKYAKADDQPAPSLEGKKVLYVYGGWEGHEPKESVDLFVPWMRSEGADVTVSDTLDAYLDESLMESLDLIVQIVTMSEITQDQERILLKTIKNGAGISGWHGGLCDSFRQNTEYQFMTGGQWVSHPGNIIDYRVNIVDHTDRVTRGLSDFDVHTEQYYMHVDPNVKVLATTRFSGEHAPWIDGSVMPIAWKKYYGDGRVFYSSLGHTMDVFDVPEAWAIQQRGIRWAAESKYHPYEEWISPVYK, encoded by the coding sequence ATGAACCAAAAAAAGTCACGTCGCAACTTTCTAAAATCTTCGATTGCAGGCGGTGCCGGATTGCTCATGGCGCCGGGGAGTTTGCTTGCCGGGAAATATGCCAAAGCCGATGATCAGCCGGCTCCGTCCCTGGAGGGTAAAAAAGTTCTCTATGTCTATGGTGGATGGGAAGGACACGAGCCGAAAGAGTCGGTCGATCTTTTCGTACCCTGGATGCGCTCGGAAGGCGCCGATGTAACGGTGTCGGATACCCTGGATGCATATCTGGACGAGAGCCTGATGGAATCGCTCGATCTGATTGTCCAGATTGTCACGATGAGCGAAATTACCCAGGACCAGGAGAGGATACTTCTCAAGACCATCAAAAACGGAGCCGGCATTTCAGGCTGGCACGGCGGACTGTGTGATTCCTTCCGTCAAAATACAGAGTATCAGTTTATGACAGGCGGCCAGTGGGTTTCGCATCCCGGAAATATTATTGATTACCGGGTAAATATTGTTGATCATACCGACCGGGTTACGCGGGGTCTCTCTGATTTTGATGTGCATACGGAGCAGTACTACATGCATGTGGATCCGAATGTCAAAGTGTTGGCAACAACTCGCTTTTCCGGCGAGCACGCCCCCTGGATTGACGGTAGTGTGATGCCGATTGCCTGGAAAAAGTATTATGGGGACGGCCGGGTATTCTACTCGTCTTTGGGTCACACCATGGATGTTTTTGATGTTCCGGAGGCGTGGGCAATTCAGCAACGCGGAATTCGCTGGGCCGCTGAAAGTAAATATCATCCCTATGAGGAGTGGATTAGTCCTGTGTATAAATGA
- a CDS encoding sugar phosphate isomerase/epimerase, whose translation MKGPAIFLAQFMGDDEPFNSLKSICSWVAKLGYEGVEIPTFDPRCVDLKQLAESQDYADEIKGIVNEAGLEITDLSTHLQGQLVAVHPAYDTLFDGFAPKEVHNKPAARTEWAVDQMMMAARASKRLGLTGHVTFSGALLWHTMYPWPQRPAGLVEDGFNELAKRWLPILNEFDKNGVDVCYELHPGEDLHDGVTFERFLEATGNHSRVNIIYDPSHFVLQMLDYVEFIDIYHERIKLFHVKDAELRPNGRAGVYGGYQRWVERPGRFRSLGDGDVDFRAIFSKMAQYDFDGWPVLEWECCLKHPEQGAAEGAPFIADHIIHKTEKAFDDFAGSGADESLNKKVLGLM comes from the coding sequence ATGAAAGGACCAGCAATTTTTTTGGCCCAGTTTATGGGCGATGACGAACCGTTTAACTCCCTGAAGTCCATTTGTTCATGGGTTGCGAAACTGGGTTATGAGGGTGTGGAAATTCCAACATTTGATCCGCGTTGTGTCGACCTGAAACAACTGGCGGAAAGCCAGGATTATGCAGATGAAATCAAGGGTATTGTCAATGAAGCCGGCCTGGAGATAACGGATTTGTCCACGCATCTTCAAGGGCAGCTGGTTGCGGTTCACCCGGCCTACGACACATTGTTCGATGGATTTGCACCGAAAGAGGTGCACAACAAGCCGGCAGCCCGAACGGAATGGGCGGTAGACCAGATGATGATGGCCGCCCGGGCGAGCAAGCGGCTTGGGCTCACCGGACATGTTACCTTTTCCGGCGCACTGTTATGGCACACGATGTACCCCTGGCCCCAGCGTCCAGCGGGACTGGTCGAAGACGGCTTCAATGAGTTGGCCAAACGCTGGCTGCCTATCCTGAATGAGTTTGACAAGAACGGGGTTGATGTCTGCTATGAATTGCATCCGGGCGAGGATCTCCATGACGGCGTAACGTTTGAACGATTTCTGGAGGCTACCGGAAATCACAGTCGAGTCAATATCATCTATGATCCGAGCCATTTTGTGCTGCAAATGCTGGATTATGTCGAATTCATTGACATCTATCACGAAAGAATAAAACTCTTCCATGTCAAAGATGCCGAGCTGCGGCCAAACGGTCGTGCCGGAGTGTATGGCGGTTATCAACGCTGGGTTGAGCGTCCCGGAAGGTTTCGTTCACTGGGCGATGGCGATGTTGATTTTCGAGCCATTTTCAGTAAAATGGCTCAATATGATTTCGATGGATGGCCGGTGCTTGAGTGGGAGTGCTGCCTGAAACACCCCGAGCAGGGAGCCGCCGAAGGAGCGCCCTTTATCGCCGATCACATTATCCACAAAACGGAAAAAGCATTTGACGATTTCGCCGGGTCCGGTGCCGATGAGTCGCTGAATAAAAAAGTACTGGGATTGATGTAA
- a CDS encoding Gfo/Idh/MocA family oxidoreductase: MKKTDTDLSKGFTRRDFIKASSVTAGGLMLGSLPIGASAYAAGSDTIKIALIGCGSRGTGAAFQALDADPGVKLVAMADIVEDRLDESYNNLFTRFGGTGRFDVPEDHRFLGFDGYKKAIDLADAVLLTTPTYFRPLHFEEAVRKGKHVFMEKPVAVDATGVRRVMEAGKAAEEKGLNVVVGLQRRYELMYRELVQRINDGAIGEIISGQVYWNQGPFFIRHRQPEWSELEHQIRNHFHFTWLAGDQVLDQLIHNIDVANWLLGEYPVSAQGMGGREVRTGKEYGQIFDHNFVEYTYPSGVVIAAQCRQQSGCYHFVGENFQGTKGHLATAGSLRGTIRDRQHNIRFRYDDEYDPSPYQVEHDELFAAIRSGKTINDSDWGAKSSMSSIMGFMATYSGQFLQWDEALQSKKRMYPHHDVDPEDMNWDTPPPVMPKEDGYYPVPVPGQTEVL; this comes from the coding sequence ATGAAAAAAACGGACACCGACTTATCAAAAGGATTTACCAGACGTGATTTTATCAAAGCCTCATCCGTCACTGCAGGAGGGTTGATGCTGGGTTCATTGCCGATCGGGGCATCCGCCTATGCGGCCGGAAGTGATACCATCAAAATAGCACTCATCGGATGCGGAAGTCGTGGTACCGGTGCCGCTTTTCAGGCTTTGGATGCAGACCCCGGCGTCAAACTGGTTGCCATGGCCGATATCGTGGAGGATCGTCTTGATGAAAGCTATAATAACTTGTTCACAAGGTTCGGGGGAACGGGAAGGTTCGATGTTCCGGAGGATCACAGGTTTCTTGGCTTTGACGGGTACAAAAAAGCCATCGATCTTGCTGATGCCGTGCTGTTGACTACTCCGACCTATTTCCGCCCGCTCCATTTTGAAGAGGCCGTCCGAAAAGGAAAGCATGTGTTCATGGAAAAACCGGTCGCCGTTGATGCCACGGGTGTCCGAAGGGTGATGGAGGCCGGTAAAGCAGCGGAGGAAAAAGGCTTGAACGTGGTAGTGGGGTTACAGCGCCGTTATGAACTGATGTACCGGGAGCTTGTGCAACGAATAAATGATGGAGCGATCGGTGAAATCATATCCGGACAGGTGTATTGGAATCAGGGCCCGTTTTTTATCCGGCACCGACAGCCCGAATGGTCCGAGCTGGAACATCAAATCAGAAACCACTTTCACTTTACCTGGCTGGCCGGAGATCAGGTGCTTGATCAGCTCATTCACAATATCGATGTAGCCAACTGGCTCCTTGGCGAGTATCCGGTATCAGCCCAGGGAATGGGGGGACGAGAAGTGCGGACCGGCAAGGAGTATGGTCAGATTTTTGATCACAACTTTGTGGAGTATACCTATCCGAGCGGAGTGGTTATTGCAGCTCAATGCCGACAGCAATCAGGCTGCTATCATTTTGTAGGCGAAAACTTTCAGGGTACCAAAGGGCACTTGGCAACGGCGGGATCATTGAGGGGCACCATCCGTGACCGGCAGCATAATATCAGGTTCCGGTATGATGACGAGTATGATCCAAGTCCTTACCAGGTGGAACATGATGAACTGTTTGCAGCAATAAGATCGGGCAAAACCATCAACGACAGTGACTGGGGTGCCAAATCCTCCATGAGCAGCATTATGGGTTTCATGGCCACGTATTCGGGTCAGTTCCTCCAATGGGATGAGGCGTTACAGTCCAAAAAACGGATGTATCCGCACCACGATGTTGATCCTGAGGATATGAACTGGGATACGCCACCGCCTGTAATGCCGAAAGAGGATGGCTATTACCCGGTACCGGTTCCCGGCCAAACTGAGGTGCTTTAA
- a CDS encoding FAD:protein FMN transferase has protein sequence MKAFLNPNYSIKGVTHFSAPIAVATALLMISGWISPTPAFHSFEEPQDRIQNKERYQFTSPHMGSRFRIVLYASSDSLASAAADSAFRRVDELNEIMSDYQSDSELNQLAATAGSGEYVPVSRPLFEVLHTAQMVAEQTGGAFDITAGPFVRLWREMRRDDHPQLPGEEALREAARSVGYKHVHLDDSRQKVMLEKPGMKLDLGGIAKGYAADEMQKVLYHFGITSVLIDAGGDMVIGAAPPGTDGWRIAVSAHNEDGDPEPFLLTLTDTALSTSGDLFQFVEIDGTRYSHIIDPGTGLGITERRTVTVIAGTGMLADAYSTALSILPISEGLDLINKKTGYAAYIEVAETDGTVLSIASETFRELREK, from the coding sequence ATGAAAGCGTTTCTGAATCCAAATTATTCTATCAAGGGTGTAACTCACTTCTCTGCCCCGATTGCAGTCGCCACGGCGCTCCTGATGATCAGCGGGTGGATTTCCCCGACCCCGGCATTCCATTCATTTGAGGAACCGCAAGACCGCATTCAAAACAAAGAACGTTATCAGTTCACATCACCCCATATGGGGAGCAGGTTTCGCATCGTGCTCTATGCATCCAGCGACTCGCTCGCATCGGCCGCCGCCGACTCGGCATTCCGCAGAGTCGATGAGTTGAATGAAATCATGAGCGATTATCAGTCAGACAGCGAGCTGAACCAACTTGCAGCGACGGCCGGGAGTGGTGAGTACGTGCCGGTCAGCCGGCCGCTGTTTGAGGTATTGCACACGGCACAAATGGTAGCGGAACAAACCGGCGGCGCGTTTGATATCACTGCCGGCCCCTTTGTCAGATTGTGGCGGGAGATGCGCAGGGATGATCACCCCCAACTGCCCGGTGAAGAGGCGCTCCGGGAAGCGGCCCGTTCGGTGGGATACAAGCACGTGCATCTGGATGATTCCCGTCAAAAAGTGATGCTTGAAAAGCCCGGCATGAAGCTTGACCTGGGCGGAATTGCAAAGGGCTATGCCGCCGACGAGATGCAGAAAGTGCTGTATCATTTCGGAATTACATCGGTTTTGATTGATGCAGGCGGAGATATGGTCATCGGCGCTGCACCACCCGGCACCGATGGATGGCGAATTGCCGTTTCGGCCCATAACGAAGACGGCGACCCCGAACCGTTTCTGCTGACGCTTACTGATACGGCTCTGAGCACTTCGGGGGATCTTTTCCAGTTTGTTGAAATTGACGGAACAAGATACTCCCACATTATTGACCCGGGAACCGGCCTGGGCATTACCGAACGCCGGACCGTCACGGTGATTGCCGGAACCGGGATGCTGGCTGACGCCTATTCCACTGCACTGAGCATCTTACCCATATCAGAGGGGCTGGATCTCATCAACAAAAAAACGGGTTACGCGGCCTATATCGAAGTGGCGGAAACCGACGGTACGGTACTCTCAATAGCATCGGAAACATTCAGAGAACTCCGGGAGAAATAG
- a CDS encoding T9SS type A sorting domain-containing protein, which produces MNEVHRAVTTYGGILTAVLLGALCLAAGDAYGQHSGTRSAVTGSVSNVGGQGVAGAGVHLVDQVLNDTLATAQSGPDGMFVLEYDSDVGLARPYPNPTLDVAHIVVTSGGGNKRVGVYDVLGREVFGGDVEFGEGNNRVTVGPFPGSGVYLVNVRGEGINETVKLTSLSAASGFAITVASQGGSGGPSSLSLVVDESENYKGVIKPVRFGRNVNESITLKDQLFEATTRGRLLDAAGADVQGRVVTSYAEAGYDRQVQGSFEFSRDVAMRLKGDPVTYAFSADGFTDALERRRLKDVVDLGDVALGDEYFEMVSKGHLVDVDGGDIHGRVVISYADVAFDKPVQGSFEFSRDVAMRLKGEPVVYAFSADGFEPAATEHVLKERLELGDIVLVRTAPRVSVSAPAVVDWFSGDFNISASSPNELDSLALEVDGSVYGWDVSGNDVSKDVSHVFEGTGSLPYTVKVFDAHGTKKVLEDFVNVRDRHDFRVQARGFFGKEPNPYASIEARHLESGKDTLLVADEGGVIRASIPRGNYVFMLGGGEEASKDGDGIPGMSEVNRLLVEYDNHPAPAMYWHGAERNGTPITYLVSGYGPGELVHERVNSSNVPVLFRHVGDFNSHLETVENVFDVDTHGYFIDEWSRISRPILADPRELGSVRYSAVVLPDASVEQVVVFNLGNSAYGRGWSVAGAAGNDVPREDHPDGGLYLPGSVWSEEELANWEIFKEDIGGVLEDSLDINPYSIKFVEDYAENLTDLGYVNDFGGFGAYMTIADNVMYVGRTRGGGIENSRSRSVIKDGYASAHRVMEASYFFVSGSLPSWYTNELRHFFSTTHEPNPGICSVKDHLIHPAFNNPSPPDYCAERMVSKEDEDGVARSGNPKDFMVWMASAGYASFIQQQVNGQFARPVWEGDAEKINYLIENDEWDMGRSGSAYPGVHYSGANLMLNKEE; this is translated from the coding sequence ATGAACGAAGTCCACCGGGCAGTTACGACATACGGGGGGATCCTGACGGCCGTTTTACTTGGTGCACTCTGCCTGGCGGCCGGCGATGCGTACGGACAGCACAGCGGCACCCGAAGCGCGGTTACCGGCAGTGTGAGCAATGTTGGCGGACAAGGTGTCGCGGGCGCGGGGGTGCATTTGGTGGATCAGGTTTTGAACGATACGCTGGCAACAGCTCAGAGCGGACCGGATGGCATGTTTGTTTTGGAATACGATTCCGATGTTGGCCTGGCCCGTCCGTACCCCAATCCTACGCTGGATGTGGCGCATATCGTAGTAACCAGCGGCGGGGGCAACAAGAGAGTGGGCGTTTATGACGTTCTGGGCCGGGAGGTATTCGGTGGCGATGTTGAATTTGGCGAGGGGAACAACAGGGTCACCGTGGGCCCATTCCCGGGATCCGGGGTCTACCTGGTTAACGTTCGCGGAGAAGGAATCAACGAGACGGTCAAATTAACCAGCCTGTCGGCAGCAAGCGGTTTTGCCATTACGGTAGCCAGCCAGGGAGGCAGCGGTGGCCCGAGCAGCCTGTCGCTGGTTGTGGATGAAAGCGAAAACTACAAAGGCGTGATTAAGCCTGTCCGGTTCGGCAGAAATGTTAATGAATCCATTACCCTGAAGGACCAGCTGTTTGAAGCGACCACCCGCGGCCGCCTGCTCGATGCCGCCGGAGCCGATGTACAAGGCCGAGTGGTGACCTCGTATGCGGAAGCCGGGTATGACAGACAGGTTCAGGGGAGCTTTGAGTTTTCCAGAGACGTGGCCATGCGCCTGAAGGGGGATCCGGTGACCTACGCGTTTTCGGCCGATGGGTTTACCGACGCTTTGGAGAGGCGCCGCTTAAAGGATGTTGTGGATTTGGGCGATGTGGCTCTGGGCGATGAGTATTTTGAGATGGTGAGTAAAGGACATTTGGTGGATGTTGATGGCGGGGATATTCATGGCCGCGTTGTGATTTCGTATGCAGATGTGGCGTTTGACAAGCCGGTTCAGGGGAGCTTTGAGTTTTCCAGAGACGTGGCCATGCGCCTGAAGGGAGAGCCGGTAGTCTACGCGTTCTCGGCCGATGGATTTGAGCCGGCCGCCACAGAGCACGTGTTAAAGGAGCGCCTGGAGCTTGGTGATATCGTTCTTGTGAGGACGGCTCCCCGGGTAAGTGTTTCAGCGCCTGCTGTTGTTGATTGGTTCAGCGGAGACTTTAATATTAGTGCGAGTAGTCCTAATGAGTTGGATAGTCTTGCTTTAGAGGTAGACGGTAGTGTTTATGGTTGGGATGTTAGTGGCAATGATGTTAGTAAAGATGTGAGTCATGTTTTTGAGGGTACTGGCAGTCTTCCTTATACTGTTAAGGTTTTTGATGCTCACGGTACTAAAAAGGTTTTAGAAGACTTTGTTAATGTCCGCGATAGGCACGATTTTAGGGTTCAAGCCAGAGGATTCTTTGGTAAAGAACCCAATCCTTACGCGAGTATCGAAGCAAGACATTTGGAGAGTGGCAAGGATACTTTGTTGGTGGCTGATGAGGGGGGTGTTATTAGGGCTTCTATTCCAAGGGGTAATTATGTTTTTATGCTTGGTGGTGGTGAGGAGGCCAGTAAGGATGGTGATGGTATTCCTGGTATGAGCGAGGTTAATCGTTTATTAGTAGAATATGATAACCATCCTGCTCCTGCTATGTACTGGCACGGCGCTGAAAGAAATGGAACGCCTATAACGTACTTGGTTAGTGGTTATGGTCCTGGTGAGTTGGTGCATGAGCGTGTTAATTCTAGTAATGTTCCTGTTTTGTTCAGGCATGTTGGTGATTTCAATAGTCATTTGGAGACTGTTGAGAATGTTTTTGATGTGGATACGCATGGTTATTTTATTGATGAGTGGAGTCGTATTAGTAGGCCTATTCTTGCGGATCCTAGGGAGCTGGGTTCTGTTAGGTATTCTGCTGTGGTTTTGCCTGATGCTTCTGTGGAGCAGGTGGTTGTTTTTAATTTGGGTAATTCTGCTTATGGTAGGGGTTGGAGCGTAGCAGGGGCTGCTGGTAATGATGTTCCTAGGGAGGATCATCCGGATGGTGGTTTGTATCTTCCAGGCAGTGTTTGGAGTGAGGAGGAGTTGGCTAATTGGGAGATTTTTAAGGAGGATATAGGGGGTGTTTTGGAGGATAGTTTGGATATTAATCCTTATAGTATTAAATTTGTGGAAGATTATGCGGAAAACCTCACGGATTTAGGTTATGTTAATGATTTTGGTGGTTTTGGGGCTTATATGACTATTGCGGATAATGTTATGTATGTTGGTAGGACTAGAGGGGGTGGTATTGAGAATTCTCGTTCTCGTTCTGTTATTAAGGATGGTTATGCTAGTGCTCATAGGGTTATGGAGGCTAGTTATTTCTTTGTTAGTGGTAGTTTGCCTAGTTGGTATACTAATGAGTTGCGTCATTTTTTCAGTACTACTCATGAGCCGAATCCTGGTATTTGTAGCGTTAAGGATCATCTTATTCATCCCGCGTTTAATAATCCTAGTCCTCCAGATTATTGTGCTGAGCGTATGGTTTCTAAGGAGGACGAGGACGGTGTTGCTCGTAGTGGTAATCCTAAGGATTTTATGGTTTGGATGGCTAGTGCTGGTTATGCTAGTTTTATTCAACAGCAGGTTAATGGTCAGTTTGCGCGTCCTGTTTGGGAGGGTGATGCGGAGAAGATTAACTATCTTATAGAGAATGATGAGTGGGACATGGGTAGGTCGGGTTCGGCTTATCCAGGGGTTCATTATAGTGGTGCTAACTTGATGTTGAACAAAGAAGAATAG